A window of the Bacillota bacterium genome harbors these coding sequences:
- a CDS encoding ribose-phosphate pyrophosphokinase gives MSPNDGHLKIFTGTATPDLAKEIAAHLGIQMGRLDVGRFSNGEIKVTVDESVRGHDIFVVQSMCDPVNDAIMELLIIIDAMRRASAKRITAVVPHYGYARQDRKTRGREPITAKLVANLLTTAGVNRVLTVDLHAGQIQGFFDIPVDHLSAAPILGDYFIEKGLENAVVVAPDIGGVQRARDMAEVLGASIAIIDKRRPEPGMCEVVNIIGRVQGKAAIMIDDIIDTGGTIINGSRALLEKGAREVYACCSHPIFSGQALKHLSSSEVEELVVTNTVPLKRSCGKVRVLSVAHLLGEAIERIHQDQSVSEMFKVVWRD, from the coding sequence GTGTCACCCAACGACGGGCACCTTAAGATCTTCACCGGGACGGCTACACCCGACCTGGCCAAGGAGATCGCGGCTCACCTGGGGATCCAAATGGGAAGGCTGGACGTGGGCCGTTTCTCCAACGGGGAAATCAAGGTCACTGTGGATGAAAGCGTCCGGGGGCATGACATCTTCGTGGTCCAGTCCATGTGTGATCCTGTTAATGATGCCATAATGGAACTCCTGATCATCATTGACGCCATGCGCAGGGCATCCGCCAAGCGCATCACAGCCGTAGTCCCTCACTACGGCTATGCCAGGCAGGATCGGAAGACCAGGGGCCGCGAGCCCATCACAGCCAAGCTGGTGGCGAACCTGCTGACCACGGCAGGCGTCAATCGCGTCCTCACCGTTGACCTGCACGCCGGGCAGATCCAGGGGTTCTTCGATATCCCCGTAGACCACCTCTCCGCCGCGCCTATCCTGGGTGATTACTTCATTGAAAAGGGCCTGGAAAACGCAGTAGTGGTAGCGCCTGACATCGGGGGCGTGCAACGCGCCCGGGATATGGCGGAGGTTCTGGGGGCCAGCATCGCGATCATCGATAAGAGAAGACCGGAGCCGGGAATGTGCGAGGTGGTGAACATAATCGGTAGGGTACAGGGGAAGGCCGCCATCATGATAGATGACATCATAGACACAGGCGGAACCATCATCAATGGTAGCCGAGCTCTGCTAGAGAAGGGTGCCCGGGAGGTCTACGCCTGCTGCTCCCACCCGATCTTCTCTGGACAGGCCCTGAAACACTTGTCATCGTCTGAAGTTGAGGAGCTGGTGGTAACAAATACTGTCCCATTGAAGAGGTCGTGCGGAAAAGTCAGGGTGCTGTCTGTGGCTCATCTCTTGGGTGAGGCCATAGAGCGGATCCACCAAGACCAGTCCGTAAGTGAGATGTTCAAAGTAGTCTGGAGGGATTAG
- the mfd gene encoding transcription-repair coupling factor yields the protein MSLRGLLKAIAGTPEAQSVLSASRQGGLEQMVYGLSGSAKPFFAAALLDAVGGPCLYVTHDPVVADYLALEVGSYLGREVVHTLLPLEVMACGVAASSPGTEASRIKVLDALVPGQAPIVFTSVAALMGRTMPPEVFMERVVKVSKGCTISPLALAERLLQGGYRRQSVVEQPGEFAVRGGIVDVFPLSQDQPFRLDFAGDLLDSIRVFDPWTQRSQSEVPEVRMPPAKEYHLGVSEAPEVARRIEADLKEGLRGSQALSRLRDAVTRDVRSLLEGLSFEGLQRYGAYFYERPVSILSYLPAGALIFLDEPSRVREGALAVERSVEESFSHAVKEGKALPRQSCMWASWVEIYEEMRQRGPVYLSGFARSIPGAKVGNLVQAQVTPALRFAGQWKAFVDEVGRLRRSGRITVVLSASTDRARRIAQSLWEEQVPAAYSGGIRSVPPGGSVITSVGSIEAGFQWNSANLVVHAESDIRGSTRRPRRARRAEGSRIHALPDLTVGDHVVHAHHGIGIYKGIRSLEIDGVWRDFVFIQYAADDALYVPTDQMDLISRYVGTEGVEPKVYRLGGNDWARVKRRVSESVRRMALELLELNTAREASPGYSFSPDTPWQAEFEDSFKYEETPDQAQATQEIKRDMEAPKPMDRLLCGDVGYGKTEVAVRAAFKAAMDGKQTALLVPTTILAMQHHGTFKERFQGFPVSVDVLSRFRSQREQEDIVGRLRSGKIDVVIGTHRLLQADVKFHDLGLLIIDEEHRFGVAHKERLKRIRSTVDVLTLSATPIPRTLHMALGGLRDMSVIETPPEDRYPVQTYVVEFDDEIVRQAIHRELDRGGQVFYVHNRVRTIERAVTRLERLAPQARIGVAHGQMKEDELERIMLDFLDQNIDVLVCTTIIESGLDIANVNTMIVEEAGNLGLAQLYQLRGRIGRSNRVAHAYLTYRQDRSLTLTAEKRLDAIKEFTELGSGYRIALRDLEIRGAGNILGPEQHGFIISVGFDMYLRMLEEAVRELKGQRRHPRVQTVVDLRVDAFIPPEYILDPRQKLEMYRRLAETLDLEGVSEVKEELRDRFGHPPLPVENLVEVAALKIRATHLGLKSITEEKRRITMSWSVTPDLPQDIVQALGVEFRRRAQLAPGRKKDLVLRTDGLKPREILEFTGLTLDRLGYIVGGTYDRG from the coding sequence TTGAGTCTCAGGGGACTTCTCAAGGCGATAGCGGGCACACCAGAGGCTCAGTCGGTGCTCTCCGCTTCCCGGCAAGGCGGCCTAGAGCAGATGGTATATGGGCTTAGCGGTTCCGCTAAGCCCTTCTTCGCTGCCGCCCTCCTGGATGCGGTAGGCGGTCCCTGCCTTTACGTCACTCATGACCCGGTTGTCGCTGACTACCTGGCACTAGAGGTGGGATCTTACCTTGGCAGGGAGGTCGTGCACACCCTTTTACCCCTGGAGGTCATGGCCTGTGGGGTGGCGGCCTCCAGCCCGGGGACTGAGGCGTCTCGGATCAAGGTGCTGGATGCCCTCGTGCCGGGGCAGGCCCCAATTGTCTTTACCTCTGTGGCTGCGCTGATGGGAAGGACCATGCCCCCCGAGGTCTTCATGGAGCGTGTTGTCAAGGTCAGTAAGGGTTGTACCATCTCCCCACTGGCTCTGGCGGAGAGGCTTCTCCAGGGGGGGTACCGCCGCCAATCTGTGGTGGAGCAACCGGGTGAGTTCGCTGTGAGGGGAGGGATCGTGGATGTGTTTCCCCTCTCCCAAGACCAGCCTTTCAGGCTCGACTTCGCCGGGGACCTCCTGGACTCTATCCGGGTTTTCGACCCCTGGACTCAACGGTCCCAGTCCGAGGTGCCCGAGGTTCGCATGCCACCAGCCAAGGAGTATCACCTTGGTGTATCTGAGGCCCCGGAGGTGGCCCGGCGAATAGAGGCCGACCTCAAGGAGGGGCTCAGAGGCTCTCAGGCACTCTCCCGGCTCAGGGATGCCGTCACCCGAGATGTGAGAAGCCTCCTTGAAGGACTGTCCTTCGAAGGACTTCAGAGGTATGGTGCCTACTTCTACGAGAGACCGGTCAGTATTCTCTCCTACCTTCCGGCAGGGGCCCTGATCTTCCTGGATGAACCCTCCAGGGTCCGCGAGGGTGCCCTGGCAGTGGAAAGGTCGGTTGAAGAGTCGTTCTCCCATGCCGTGAAGGAGGGGAAGGCCCTCCCGAGACAGTCCTGCATGTGGGCCTCATGGGTTGAGATTTACGAGGAGATGAGGCAACGCGGGCCGGTCTACCTCTCTGGGTTTGCCAGGTCCATCCCTGGTGCCAAGGTAGGCAATCTTGTCCAAGCTCAGGTGACCCCGGCCCTTCGCTTCGCTGGACAGTGGAAGGCATTCGTGGATGAAGTGGGTCGCCTTAGGAGGTCAGGGAGGATAACGGTGGTGCTCAGTGCCAGTACGGATCGGGCCCGCCGTATAGCCCAGTCCCTCTGGGAAGAACAGGTACCTGCTGCGTACAGCGGGGGAATCAGGTCTGTGCCCCCTGGCGGCTCAGTAATCACCTCCGTAGGCTCCATTGAGGCGGGTTTCCAGTGGAATTCGGCCAACCTTGTAGTACACGCCGAATCAGATATCCGGGGCAGTACAAGGAGACCACGGAGAGCCAGGCGGGCTGAAGGGTCTAGGATCCATGCGCTTCCAGACCTTACGGTTGGGGACCATGTGGTCCACGCGCATCACGGTATCGGTATCTACAAGGGGATCCGTTCCCTGGAGATAGACGGGGTTTGGAGGGACTTTGTGTTCATCCAATACGCTGCTGATGACGCTCTCTACGTGCCCACAGACCAGATGGACCTCATTTCCAGGTATGTGGGAACCGAGGGGGTGGAGCCTAAGGTGTACAGGCTCGGGGGAAACGACTGGGCCAGGGTGAAGCGGCGCGTTTCCGAGTCTGTAAGGAGGATGGCTCTGGAGCTCCTGGAACTCAATACGGCCAGGGAGGCCAGTCCCGGTTACAGTTTCTCCCCGGATACGCCGTGGCAGGCGGAATTTGAGGACTCCTTCAAGTATGAAGAGACGCCCGACCAAGCCCAGGCAACGCAGGAAATCAAGCGGGACATGGAGGCGCCCAAGCCTATGGACCGGTTGCTTTGCGGCGATGTGGGGTACGGCAAGACAGAGGTGGCTGTGCGGGCTGCCTTCAAGGCCGCCATGGATGGGAAACAAACCGCATTGCTGGTACCAACCACCATCTTGGCGATGCAGCACCACGGCACCTTCAAAGAGCGCTTTCAGGGATTTCCCGTCTCGGTGGACGTTTTGAGCCGGTTTCGCTCCCAGAGAGAACAGGAAGACATCGTAGGCAGGCTCAGATCGGGCAAGATCGATGTCGTCATCGGCACCCACAGGCTCCTGCAGGCAGACGTTAAGTTCCACGACCTGGGACTACTGATTATCGATGAGGAACACCGGTTTGGTGTTGCTCACAAGGAAAGGCTGAAGAGGATTCGCAGCACCGTTGATGTCCTAACCCTGTCAGCCACTCCCATTCCGCGCACACTGCACATGGCCTTGGGCGGTCTCCGGGACATGAGCGTCATAGAGACACCGCCTGAAGACCGCTATCCTGTGCAAACCTACGTAGTGGAGTTTGATGACGAGATAGTAAGGCAAGCCATTCACCGTGAGCTGGACCGCGGAGGGCAGGTGTTCTACGTTCATAACCGGGTGAGGACCATTGAAAGGGCGGTCACCAGGTTGGAACGGCTGGCTCCTCAGGCCCGCATCGGCGTGGCTCACGGCCAGATGAAAGAGGATGAGCTGGAGCGCATTATGCTGGACTTCCTTGATCAGAACATCGATGTCCTGGTGTGCACCACCATAATTGAGTCCGGCCTGGACATCGCCAACGTAAACACAATGATTGTAGAAGAAGCCGGGAACCTGGGGTTGGCGCAGCTCTACCAGTTAAGGGGCCGGATTGGGCGGTCCAATCGGGTGGCCCACGCCTACCTGACTTACAGGCAAGACCGGAGCCTCACGCTAACCGCAGAGAAGCGCCTGGACGCCATCAAGGAATTCACTGAGCTGGGTTCAGGCTATAGGATAGCCCTAAGGGACCTGGAGATTCGAGGGGCCGGGAACATACTGGGCCCCGAACAGCATGGCTTCATCATTTCCGTGGGGTTTGACATGTATCTTAGGATGCTGGAGGAGGCGGTTCGTGAACTCAAAGGCCAAAGGAGGCACCCGAGGGTTCAGACCGTAGTGGACCTGCGCGTGGACGCCTTTATCCCTCCGGAGTACATCCTAGACCCGCGGCAGAAGCTGGAGATGTACAGGAGGCTGGCGGAGACTCTGGACCTGGAAGGAGTGAGTGAGGTTAAGGAGGAACTCCGGGATCGTTTCGGTCACCCTCCCCTCCCGGTGGAGAATCTTGTTGAGGTGGCAGCCCTGAAGATCCGAGCCACCCACCTTGGGCTGAAGTCCATAACCGAGGAGAAGCGCAGGATCACCATGTCCTGGAGTGTGACGCCTGACCTTCCCCAAGACATCGTCCAGGCGCTGGGTGTGGAGTTTCGCAGGCGGGCGCAGCTGGCTCCAGGAAGGAAGAAGGACCTGGTGTTGCGGACGGATGGGCTCAAGCCCAGGGAAATCCTGGAATTCACCGGGCTAACCCTGGACCGTCTCGGCTACATAGTAGGAGGCACCTACGATAGGGGCTAG
- the pth gene encoding aminoacyl-tRNA hydrolase: MVGLGNPGRKYRDTRHNAGFRVIDHLGEQHSIAVDTPLYLALTGRGALQEHPVVLAKPSTYMNRSGLSVAAAARGLGVEPVRVVVVHDDIDLEEGQLRVRFDGGSGGHRGVESIIWALGTRGFCRVRVGVGRPPEGWDAAEYVLEPLRERLLDDLDALCHSAARAIESILVHGIEEAMRRFNGKGSRELPLTTC, encoded by the coding sequence GTGGTGGGCCTGGGCAATCCAGGCAGAAAGTACCGGGACACCCGGCACAACGCCGGGTTCCGCGTTATTGACCACCTGGGAGAGCAGCACTCCATAGCGGTGGACACCCCGCTCTACCTCGCGTTGACTGGGCGAGGGGCCCTGCAAGAGCACCCTGTGGTGCTCGCAAAGCCCTCTACCTACATGAACCGCAGCGGGCTGTCTGTGGCAGCTGCCGCCCGGGGCCTGGGCGTCGAACCTGTTCGGGTGGTCGTAGTTCACGATGACATTGACCTGGAAGAGGGCCAGCTTAGGGTGAGGTTCGATGGGGGCTCTGGAGGCCACCGCGGGGTTGAATCCATTATATGGGCCCTGGGCACCAGGGGGTTTTGCCGGGTTCGCGTAGGAGTCGGCCGCCCCCCTGAGGGGTGGGACGCCGCAGAGTATGTGCTTGAACCACTGAGGGAAAGGCTACTAGATGACCTTGACGCTCTGTGTCACAGTGCAGCCCGGGCCATCGAGTCTATCCTGGTCCATGGCATTGAAGAAGCCATGAGACGCTTCAATGGGAAGGGATCCAGGGAATTGCCGCTAACCACCTGCTAA
- a CDS encoding 50S ribosomal protein L25 — translation MGVYLLKAAPRAAGIKVNAVRREGFVPAVVYGAHSPAMAIIIPAKDLEGLLGAGAAARGLIDLEIGGSGQERKTVVLKQVQRHPVKGHVLHVDFHHISLKERMKTQVPVILHGEEELTHNGALVQHQVRSLDVECLPTEIPDSIIGDISGVEIGQQLRVADLPIPEGVKVLNDPEEIVVSVLASRREEEVQEAAEGAEAQEEAAE, via the coding sequence ATGGGTGTCTATTTGCTGAAGGCTGCCCCAAGGGCTGCCGGTATTAAGGTGAACGCTGTCAGGCGCGAGGGCTTTGTTCCCGCCGTGGTATATGGAGCGCACTCCCCTGCCATGGCCATAATAATCCCCGCCAAGGATCTGGAGGGTCTCTTGGGAGCCGGGGCCGCCGCCCGGGGACTAATAGACCTCGAAATAGGTGGATCTGGTCAGGAGAGGAAGACCGTGGTGCTCAAGCAGGTTCAGAGGCACCCCGTGAAGGGCCATGTGCTTCATGTGGATTTCCATCACATATCATTAAAAGAACGGATGAAGACACAGGTTCCCGTAATCCTCCACGGCGAGGAGGAGCTTACCCACAACGGTGCCCTCGTACAGCATCAGGTCAGGTCGTTGGATGTGGAGTGCCTTCCTACAGAGATACCCGATAGCATAATCGGGGATATCTCCGGCGTTGAAATAGGCCAGCAACTCAGGGTCGCTGACCTGCCGATCCCCGAAGGAGTCAAGGTGCTCAACGACCCTGAGGAGATCGTTGTATCGGTCCTGGCGAGCAGGCGTGAGGAGGAAGTCCAAGAGGCGGCGGAAGGGGCTGAGGCCCAAGAAGAGGCCGCTGAGTAG